Part of the Candidatus Dojkabacteria bacterium genome, GCATCGATTCCGATTAAAGTCTGTATTGCAGGTTCGGGCAGTGAACTTAATAACTTTAAGAATCTGATAAAAGATTTGGGTATTGAAACCCGATTCGAGCTAATGGGTCAGGTACCAAGTGTTACAAACCTTCTTCTAAATTCAGATGTTTATATCCAGACGTCAATATCTGAGAGTTTTGGACTTGGGATTGCACAGGCGTTGTCGGTAGGACTTCCGGTTGTTGCATATAAAGTTGGCGGAATTCCGGAGGTTGTTCAAGACAACAAAAATGGATATTTAACAAGACTTAACGATACAATTGATTTTGCTCATAAACTTAAAACACTCTTGACCGACAATGAATTAAGAACTGAATTTGGTAAACATGGAATTATGTCTATGAAAAAGTTTAGCAGTGATAAGTTTCTGCGAAAACACAATGCTGTTTACGGACTTTTATAAACAAGTTTCTTTATAACGTAGTAGGCCGATGCTATTGATACTATTCCTTCTGCTATTACAAAGGTTACACTCGCTCCGGTTGCTCCAAATAGCTGACACAAAATAGTTCCGACAAATATATTTACAATAATGGACGTGACTGAAAATACAAGATAAATCTTGGCTTTATTAAATGAGATTAGTGTGTAACCCCAAAGATGCTGCCAAAATACGAATGGGATTCCTAATGTTATTACTCTTAGTGGTATTACACTCTCCATATATTCCGATCCGTTTATAAAGTCTATTATGGGGTTGGAGAAAATATAGATGGCCAAACTTATTCCCAGGCCTAGAATACTTAATACAATTATTGCATATAAAAATATTTTTTTAAGGTTTTGGATCTTTTTTATGTTTCTTGCGATTTCCGGAAATATTGGTGTCATAATTAGTCCCGGAATAACTGTTGCCAGTGTAAGAATTTTTTGTGCTGCAGAATAGATCCCAACCTCGTAGGCATTGCTGGTTATATCAAGAATTGCTTTATTAAGTTCGTGTGTTAAATAGTGCAAAGTAATTACAATCCCAATAAGGATAGATTGTTTTAGTAGCTTGCTAATAATTATTTTGTCCGGTTTTATGAAAGGTGGAATATGGGTTTTGTAAATAATAAAATCGACAAAAAACCATACTATTGCCGCTAACGATGTTGCAATAATAAAAGTGGTGGATGTATAAGTAAAATAACGTACAATTATAAAAAACAGAACATATTTAACTCCGGCAACTGCCACCTCGGAGATTGCTTTTGCGGAAAGATTGTTATCAACCTGTTGAAGCACGTCAATTGGTGCTTTTAAAAGACCCATCAAAACTAATACCGGGCCCATTAAAAGCCCTGATGCAAATCCAACATAATTGTGAATAAAAGGAGTGATGATAAGTACAATGCAAAATGCGAAAGCAAAAATTAACAATCTTAAGTATAATGAGTTCCAGAAATACGTTGCACGGTTCTTGGGCTTTTGACTAATATCTCTTGCTGTTATCGAATTTTGACCAAGATCTGATATGTTTTGAATCAAAAGAAGATAAAAGGTTACAAGATTAAAAATTCCAAGCTCGGCAGGCATTAATGCATGATTCATTGCCTGTGCAGCTAAAAACGAAAACAAAAAATAAAATCCGTTTGCAAAGAGTAAAACGATAATATTTTTTGATATTTTCTTGAACACGATTTTTCCCGGAACTTATAATCCATTATACAGTGAAATAGTGAAGCAGTGAAACAGTAAAGTAATACTCTGGAAGCCCGATATGTGAGCAGAGATTCGCCTTAACAAGAAAGCAAAAGAGATAAAGGGTTCACTTCGAACATAGGAATCGACGGAAGCTTAAGCAGTGAAGTAGTGAAACAGTGAAGTATTCCTCTCCGGAAGATACCTATGAGAGAAGTGCCAGGCTTTGACAACAGATTAAATAAAAAATATACTATTGCACAACATTTTATAAAACCTTGTACATGAAAAAAACTTTGTCGATTGTGTTTCTTGCTATTATTTTCTGGACAGGATTTGCCAATGTTATAGTTGCATCAAATGTAGAATCTTCCTTAAATGAGGAAACCTTATCCGAGGCGGAGGTTTCTTCAAATACTTCTGTTGTTGAAACGCTTGAAGGCAAGGTGATATCAATCATTGATCAACAGGAAACAGAGGATGGTTTCTCTCAAACCCTTGAAATCGAGATAACGAAGGGTTCACAAAAAGGCGATACTGTAACCGTTGAAAATAGTAGTACGGTTTCTTTAACTTCTGTTCGATACAAAATTTCCGATAAAATCCAACTTGAATATAATGAACTTAATGGTCAGTCATATTATTTTATTGTTGGTTATGTTAGAAGAGGCACGGTAATACTTCTAACCCTGATTTTTGTCGCATTTGTAGTTATTATCGGCGGTTTAACCGGAGTCAGGTCGATAATCTCTCTCGTTTTAAGTTTTGTTATTATATTTAGTTATACGCTTCCGCAGATTTATAATGGCAAAGATCCTTTGTTTGTTTCAATAATTACTGCGGTTCTATGTATTCCCATAACGTTTTATGTTGCACACGGCTTTAAAAGGAAAACAACAGTTGCTGTTATAAGTACTATCGTAACATTAGTTTTAACGGTTATTTTGGCTCAGCTTTTTATTAGTGCAACTCATCTTACCGGATTAGGTACCGAGGATGCTGCACTTTTACTAACATTTAAGGGCGGCGATATCGATGTGAAATCGTTAATAATTGCCGGTATTGTTATTAGTGTCATTGGTGTAATAGATGATATAGCTATTGCACAAGTTGGTTTTGTTGAAAGTATAAAAAAGAGTAATCCCAAGATAAAAACGGAGGAACTTTATAAACAGTCCATTCAGATGGGGCGTGACCACATTGCATCCATGATTAATACACTAGTTCTTGTATATGCAGGTGGATCTTTGAGTACACTTCTTTTAATAATCGACAATCCCAAACCGATTTCCGAATTTATAAACTACGAGTTTCTTGTAGATCAAATAGTAAGAACCCTTGTAGGAAGTCTTGGGCTTGTAATTGGTGTTCCAATAACAACCTTTGCTGCAATGGTTGCTTATGACGATAATATACCTAAAGAAAAAAATGAAGCTGGATTTTAAAAGGTTTTTAAACGACAAACTTCTTAAACGATTAATAATTGCGGTGCTGGTTCTAATTTTCGGATACGTGTTTACGCTTACTCCCATTGGAGATTTTTGGCTCAAAGCGGATTCCGAGTCATCCTACATTTATGGAACAATTGTTTCAGTCGAAGAAAATATTATCTGTCCCGATGGAATAAACAACAGTTGCAACGAATACATTGTAGATAGTTTTGGAGATTTAGGTGAAGTTTCCTTCGTTGAGGATCCTCAAAATAGTTATCGGTTAAATGCATTGGACTTATCTGTTGGCACGAAAGTTGCATTATATAAGGGTGCCGGCTCGGACTTGTTTTTTTATGATGTTTATCGAGTACCTTACCTTGCAATGCTTGGAATAATTCTTGTTGCCGTACTTATTTTTATATCGGGAATTCAAGGATTTAACTCACTTTTGGCGCTTATTCTATCCACAATAATTGTGCTTGCATTGGGAATATCACTTATTGGTAAAGGAGTTCATCCTTTCTGGGTCATTTCAATTGTAGGATTTCTTGTCATATTTATAACTACATTTGGCGGACACGGATTTAACAATCGATCACTTGTTGCTTTTGTATCTTCACTTCTGGTTTTATGGTTTGCCTATTTTATGGCTGTATGGTTTTCTTCCTTTGCACGGCTTACAGGATATCCATACCAGCGGGCATCATATCTTATTCAAGATATTGGCTTGTATTCAAATCTTTCTCATATACTTCACGTGAGCTTTGTGGTTGGCGTGTTAGGGCTTCTTGATGACGTAACGATGAGTCAGATAAACGTAACTTACGAAATAATGCAAAATTCTAAATTCAAGCGAAATGTATTTAAAGTTTTTGCACAGTCTATGCGTACAGGAAATGACCACATTGCATCGATGGTAAACACGTTAAGTTTTGCATATATTTCAAGCGCATTCGCCGAGATAATGTGGTATGTCCTTGATGGATGGACACTTAAAGAGATATTCACTCCGGAATTTCTTGCAGAAGAGTGTGTTAGAACAATTGTGGGAAGTATAGCAATTGTGCTTATTATCCCTGTTGCAACAATGCTGGCTGCACTTTGGTTTAAAGACTCAACCCGTAATTAAGGCTTTGCCTATATCACCTTCCCGAAGAATATTTAAAGTACCATCCGAAAGTATCTCTACAATAGTTGAAGGCTTATTCTTAATTTTGGTTTTTGGATCCTTAATTACAAGATCGACTTTGTCGATTATTTTGGGGTCAATCTCGTTAAAGCCTCCCGGTGGGGGAGCTCCTTTCTCGTTTGCAGATGAGGCAACAATAGGTTCTCCAACCTTACGGATAAGTTCCCTCGTAAATGTATGATTCGGGAGTCGAACTCCAATTGTTTGAGCCTTTCTGTTTAGGATAGCTTTAGGGTACAGTTCGGGACTTCCAACTGGAACAATAATTGTAAGTTGTCCCGGCCAGAATTCGCCCATGAGCCGGTCGAGTACGGGAGATCTAAGCGGTGTTATTCTTAGCATTTCTTCTTTGTCTGCAATAAGAATTGCTGTTGGTTGTAGTTTTGACCGTTTTTTGGCTTTGTAGAGTTTGTCTATTGCTTTTTCACTATATAACCTGCAGCCAATTCCATAAACTGTATCGGTTGGAAAGATTAAAAGCTTGTTATTTAGTAAAAGCTCGGTTGCTAACTCGAGTGCTCTGGTTTTGTCATAGGGTATTACCTTGTGAACTCGTTTTAATTCCTTAAGCTTCCACAAGAATAAAGCAACCGTGTTTTCCCGTTTAGGGTAGTCGGATACAAAGCGCATTGCGGCTTCCAAAAGGTCTGATCGTTCTTTCATTGCAAGGCGAATATATGTTGACTTGTTTTGGGGATCGTTAAGAGTTGCCGCGATATGAAGCCCAATTGATTGATAATCTTGTGTTACATAACGTTTTTGTTGCCGTTCTTTAAAGTCGGGCAAAATGTTAGATATTTTTTTCATGATTTTGTGTTGTTTGTCGGGTATGAGACTGTAGGGGCGGTTTTTAAACCCGTCCCTACGGTCTTTGTTTTTAATATCGTAATCCTATTATGTCTCTTGTCTTTTCAACGATTTCGTTGCTTATTGTGCGCACTTTTTTTGTACCTTCATGTAAGACATCCATTACGAAATCGGGTTTCTTTTCAAGTTCTGTGCGCTTTTGTCGGATTGGTGTTAAGAATTCGTCAAGTGCATTAAACAGTTTTTCTTTTACCTCTACATCACCCACGGTGCCTTTTGTGTATCTTTCCTTAAGTTCGGCTACCTCTGACTTATTTGGGTTAAATGCATCATGATAAATAAATACCGGGTTTCCTTCAACTTTTCCGGGATCCGTGGCCTTTATTCTACTTGGATCAGTATACATTTTCATGACTTTCGCTTTTACGGTTTCGGAATCATCTGACAAATATATGCAATTTCCAATGCTTTTACTCATTTTACCCTGTCCGTCAGTACCAGGTAATCGTCCCAAATTAGTTACTTTGGCTTTTGGTTCATGAAAGAAGTCTGTTTTATACATCTTGTTAAATTTGCGGACAATGTCACGAGTTAATTCTACATGTGGAACTTGGTCTTCGCCAACGGGAACCAGATCGGCATTTACACACATTATGTCGGCTACCTGATGTACCGGGTACACATAGAATCCAAGTGGTGTACTATCTTTGAAAGCTTCTTTGGTTTGACTTTTTTCGGCGAGTTCAGTTTTTATTGTTGGATTATGCGACAGCTGTTCTATAGATACGAAGTTTGCAAAATATATAAAAAGCTCTGCGATTGCAGGAATTTGCGATTGTATAAATATTGTAGATTTGGTAGGGTCGATTCCCACTGCCATATAGTCGAGAGCTAGCTCAAACACATTTTCTTGGACTTTTTTAGGGTTGTCAAAGTTGTCTGTTAAAGCTTGAATGTCAGCTACAATTACAAACTGCTCATATTCATCTTGAAGCTCGACTCGCTGCAAGAGTGAACCTACATAATGGCCCAAATGGAGTTTTCCTGTTGGTCGGTCGCCAGTGAGTATTCGCTTTTTCATTGTTGCTTTGCAAAGTTATTTTGTTCTTAAGTATAGCAGATATATCGATAGTATTGAAAATTTTGAGTGGAGTCATATCACTTGGCCGATTGAAGTGATGATAGAGTGCCTAATCTTTAGTTGCGGGTTGTTCAGGTCGAAGAACCCTAAAGACATCAAGAACTAAATTTCCCGGAACTTGCATTACAATGCCACACGATTTCGATGTATCGGTTGGTCGTATTCCAATATTTGCTATAACTCTTTTGTCAAATACAGTCTCGTTTCTTACGGCTCTCATTGCATTCATAAGTTCATCTCTATTGTGTGAGGATGACACAATCCCGTCATCAGGATTAACTTTATAACCTTTATCTGGAGAGAAGTTACCGAAATGAAGAACAAATGTTCCTCTGGCTATATAGGCGTCTGCCTGATCCTGCATGGGAGTATCGGCTATGTTTGAGACTCCGTCTCTAAGTGAATTAACTGCTTCACCCTGAATATGCGTAAGGACTGTGTGTAAGATGAGCGAAAAGGTTGGGCTATTACCGAGCCTTTTATATAGATTCTGAAACAAAATGCCGAGCGGTGTTTTATCTATAAGTTGAAGAGTTTGAGCTATTTCGGGTCTAACCAGTTCTGCCTGAATAGCTTCTTGCAATTGAGCTAATTCACTTTGCTCACCTTGCAAGGTGAGATAATCTAACAGCTCGGGTGTTATTCCGAGACGCGTGTATGCGTCTTGGGTAGCAGTTCTCATAATCTAACATGCGACAAAAGTTAATGCCGTATTATATCACAATTTCGGGGCTGGGTAAAGATTGTTTTATTATTTTTCTTCAGGTTCTTCAATATTTTCCTCTACAACGGCCAACGAAGCAACCTTATCGCCGGAATCGAGCTTCATAATGCGAACACCCTGAGTAATTCGATTAAGTGTTGGAATCTTGGTAATTCCAATTCGGATAAGTACACCTTTTTCTGAAACAACCATAATTTCGGATTCGCCGTTGGAAATAATTCTAGTTTCGGCAACTTTTCCGGTCTTTGTAGTAATCTCCATGGTTTTTACACCTTTGCCACCACGTTTTTGGGTAGGATAGTTGGTAAGTGAGGTAAATTTACCGTAACCATTATCTGAAATAATAAGGTTTCTACCGTCAGGTGAGGGAATAACATCCATGCTAACAACAAAATCGCTATCGCTTGCAAATTTAATACCTGTAACACCTTTAGTATTTCTTCCTGTTGATTTAACGTCGGTTTCTTTGAACTGAATTGATTTTCCTTCACGAGTTATAAGCATAATATTGTCTTTACCGCTTGTGGATTTAACATACGAAAGCTCATCACCCGTGTTTAGTGAAATCGCAATAAGTCCGCTAGCACGAATTTTGTCAAATTCCGAAAGCTTAGTTTTTTTAACAATACCTTGTTTGGTTGACATAATAAAGTATTTTTGGGATTTGTCTGATGTGCGCTTAGGAAGAACGGCTGTTACCTTTTCGTCGGCATCGATCTGAATAAAGTTGACAATAGGAATACCTTTGGCTTGTTTTCCATATTCCGGAATATCATATGCCTTAACCACAAAAACTTTACCTTTGCTTGTGAAAAACATTATGGAATCGTGGGTTTCACACATGAACAATTCTTTTACAAAGTCGCCGTCTTTGGTCTTTGCTGCAACAGAGCCTTTCCCGCCACGCTTTTGAGTGCGGTAAGTATTAGGATTTGTACGTTTAATATATCCAAGACTGCTTAGAGCTATAATTGTTGGCTCATTTGTAACCAAATCCTCTTCCGAGAAATCATCAACTCCGCCGGCAACAATTTTGGTTCTGCGAGCATCGCCGTACTTTTCTTTAAGTGACAAGAGATCGGCTTTAATTGTTGATAGGATTTTATCGTTACTTTCGAGAAGTGCAATTATATCTTTAATGTTTTTTTGGACTTCTTTGTATTCATCCTCGATTTTTTGACGTTCAAGTGCGGCAAGTCGCCTAAGTTGCATGTCCAAAATGGCCTGAGCTTGAACTTCGGTAAGCTTGAACTTAGTAATAAGGTTAACTTTTGCGTCTTCCTGGTTTTTTGAAGCACGAATGGTTGCAATGACTTCATCAAGAAAATCAAGTGCAATTTTTAATCCTTCAAGAATATGTTCTCGATATCGAGCCTGTGATAGATTAAACTCATTTTTACGAATTGTAACGACAATTCTGTGAGTTAGGTACTGTTCCAAGATTTCGCGCAAAGTTAAGGTTCTTGGTTCACCATCGACAAGTGCAATCATGTTGGCGTTAAAGGCCTTTTGCATGTCGGTGTATTTAAAGAGCTTGTTTAATACTGTTTGTGGGTTACTGTTTCGTGAAAGCTCTACAACAACTCTAATTCCGTCTTTTGTCGATTCATCACGGAGTCCTGAGATTCCTTTGATTTTTCCGAGCTTTACAAGACTTGCAATCTTTTCTATTAGGAATGCTTTGTTTGTTTGGAATGGAAGTTCTGTAATAATAATTGCAAATTTGCCACCT contains:
- a CDS encoding oligosaccharide flippase family protein, yielding MFKKISKNIIVLLFANGFYFLFSFLAAQAMNHALMPAELGIFNLVTFYLLLIQNISDLGQNSITARDISQKPKNRATYFWNSLYLRLLIFAFAFCIVLIITPFIHNYVGFASGLLMGPVLVLMGLLKAPIDVLQQVDNNLSAKAISEVAVAGVKYVLFFIIVRYFTYTSTTFIIATSLAAIVWFFVDFIIYKTHIPPFIKPDKIIISKLLKQSILIGIVITLHYLTHELNKAILDITSNAYEVGIYSAAQKILTLATVIPGLIMTPIFPEIARNIKKIQNLKKIFLYAIIVLSILGLGISLAIYIFSNPIIDFINGSEYMESVIPLRVITLGIPFVFWQHLWGYTLISFNKAKIYLVFSVTSIIVNIFVGTILCQLFGATGASVTFVIAEGIVSIASAYYVIKKLVYKSP
- a CDS encoding YibE/F family protein; this translates as MKKTLSIVFLAIIFWTGFANVIVASNVESSLNEETLSEAEVSSNTSVVETLEGKVISIIDQQETEDGFSQTLEIEITKGSQKGDTVTVENSSTVSLTSVRYKISDKIQLEYNELNGQSYYFIVGYVRRGTVILLTLIFVAFVVIIGGLTGVRSIISLVLSFVIIFSYTLPQIYNGKDPLFVSIITAVLCIPITFYVAHGFKRKTTVAVISTIVTLVLTVILAQLFISATHLTGLGTEDAALLLTFKGGDIDVKSLIIAGIVISVIGVIDDIAIAQVGFVESIKKSNPKIKTEELYKQSIQMGRDHIASMINTLVLVYAGGSLSTLLLIIDNPKPISEFINYEFLVDQIVRTLVGSLGLVIGVPITTFAAMVAYDDNIPKEKNEAGF
- a CDS encoding YibE/F family protein — protein: MKLDFKRFLNDKLLKRLIIAVLVLIFGYVFTLTPIGDFWLKADSESSYIYGTIVSVEENIICPDGINNSCNEYIVDSFGDLGEVSFVEDPQNSYRLNALDLSVGTKVALYKGAGSDLFFYDVYRVPYLAMLGIILVAVLIFISGIQGFNSLLALILSTIIVLALGISLIGKGVHPFWVISIVGFLVIFITTFGGHGFNNRSLVAFVSSLLVLWFAYFMAVWFSSFARLTGYPYQRASYLIQDIGLYSNLSHILHVSFVVGVLGLLDDVTMSQINVTYEIMQNSKFKRNVFKVFAQSMRTGNDHIASMVNTLSFAYISSAFAEIMWYVLDGWTLKEIFTPEFLAEECVRTIVGSIAIVLIIPVATMLAALWFKDSTRN
- a CDS encoding threonylcarbamoyl-AMP synthase; translated protein: MKKISNILPDFKERQQKRYVTQDYQSIGLHIAATLNDPQNKSTYIRLAMKERSDLLEAAMRFVSDYPKRENTVALFLWKLKELKRVHKVIPYDKTRALELATELLLNNKLLIFPTDTVYGIGCRLYSEKAIDKLYKAKKRSKLQPTAILIADKEEMLRITPLRSPVLDRLMGEFWPGQLTIIVPVGSPELYPKAILNRKAQTIGVRLPNHTFTRELIRKVGEPIVASSANEKGAPPPGGFNEIDPKIIDKVDLVIKDPKTKIKNKPSTIVEILSDGTLNILREGDIGKALITG
- the trpS gene encoding tryptophan--tRNA ligase gives rise to the protein MKKRILTGDRPTGKLHLGHYVGSLLQRVELQDEYEQFVIVADIQALTDNFDNPKKVQENVFELALDYMAVGIDPTKSTIFIQSQIPAIAELFIYFANFVSIEQLSHNPTIKTELAEKSQTKEAFKDSTPLGFYVYPVHQVADIMCVNADLVPVGEDQVPHVELTRDIVRKFNKMYKTDFFHEPKAKVTNLGRLPGTDGQGKMSKSIGNCIYLSDDSETVKAKVMKMYTDPSRIKATDPGKVEGNPVFIYHDAFNPNKSEVAELKERYTKGTVGDVEVKEKLFNALDEFLTPIRQKRTELEKKPDFVMDVLHEGTKKVRTISNEIVEKTRDIIGLRY
- a CDS encoding DNA gyrase subunit A, which produces MAEVQTDKPLAESTSKTKTNEPIKSQSRGAVIETNIVDEMKKSYIDYSMSVIVARALPDVRDGLKPSQRRILVAMNDLNLTPTGHYIKCAKIIGDATGNYHPHGDAAAYGTLVNMAQDFSTRYQLVFGQGNFGSIDGDPAAHMRYTEAKMTRYTVALLEDLEKGAVSYQPNYDARLKEPSVLPGLFPGLICNGAEGIAVGMATKIPPHNLSEITDALINMVDLGNKWSGKPAYNRLRHEKENAEKIPRVLSNQPESCFENYLEGATLNEGEVLYPTFRSEITVEELMKFVKGPDFPTYGIAYNKKEMAEMYATGRGRVLMRAKADIEELKGGKFAIIITELPFQTNKAFLIEKIASLVKLGKIKGISGLRDESTKDGIRVVVELSRNSNPQTVLNKLFKYTDMQKAFNANMIALVDGEPRTLTLREILEQYLTHRIVVTIRKNEFNLSQARYREHILEGLKIALDFLDEVIATIRASKNQEDAKVNLITKFKLTEVQAQAILDMQLRRLAALERQKIEDEYKEVQKNIKDIIALLESNDKILSTIKADLLSLKEKYGDARRTKIVAGGVDDFSEEDLVTNEPTIIALSSLGYIKRTNPNTYRTQKRGGKGSVAAKTKDGDFVKELFMCETHDSIMFFTSKGKVFVVKAYDIPEYGKQAKGIPIVNFIQIDADEKVTAVLPKRTSDKSQKYFIMSTKQGIVKKTKLSEFDKIRASGLIAISLNTGDELSYVKSTSGKDNIMLITREGKSIQFKETDVKSTGRNTKGVTGIKFASDSDFVVSMDVIPSPDGRNLIISDNGYGKFTSLTNYPTQKRGGKGVKTMEITTKTGKVAETRIISNGESEIMVVSEKGVLIRIGITKIPTLNRITQGVRIMKLDSGDKVASLAVVEENIEEPEEK